Proteins found in one Stigmatella aurantiaca genomic segment:
- a CDS encoding NAD-dependent epimerase/dehydratase family protein, with translation MAPPLVLLGSGYTLTRLARTFPGRALIAATRDPQRRAELERVGARVCSVEEALEHVEGAHVVSSIPPEAGLDGRLAEVLGRHRPSRWVYLSSTGVYAGTRGAVDEATPVSSSAPAAQGRLSAEALFRPLGASVLRIAGIYGPGRGTHTRLLAGTHRLPEGGGGRLSRVHVEDLVEAIRVVLERGEPGGLYCVADDRAATQGETAAWLCERLALPLPPTVPLESLHETLRGDRAVSNARLKALGWRPRYPDFTTGFAAVLEAEGLAGASPPGAMS, from the coding sequence ATGGCTCCGCCCCTCGTTCTGCTGGGTTCTGGCTACACGCTCACGCGGCTTGCGCGGACGTTCCCGGGAAGGGCGCTGATCGCCGCCACGAGGGACCCCCAGCGCCGGGCGGAGCTGGAGCGGGTAGGGGCCCGGGTCTGCTCCGTGGAGGAAGCGCTGGAGCACGTGGAGGGGGCCCATGTGGTCAGCTCCATTCCGCCCGAGGCGGGGCTCGATGGCAGGCTCGCCGAGGTGCTGGGCCGGCACCGCCCGTCCCGGTGGGTGTACCTGTCCTCGACGGGCGTCTACGCCGGCACGCGCGGCGCCGTGGATGAGGCCACCCCCGTCAGTTCGTCCGCTCCCGCCGCACAGGGGCGCCTCTCGGCGGAGGCGCTGTTCCGTCCGCTGGGCGCCAGCGTGCTGCGCATCGCCGGGATTTACGGCCCGGGCCGGGGCACGCACACGCGGCTGCTGGCGGGGACGCACCGGCTGCCCGAGGGCGGTGGAGGCCGGCTCTCACGCGTCCACGTGGAGGACCTGGTGGAGGCCATCCGCGTGGTGCTGGAGCGGGGGGAGCCCGGAGGGCTCTACTGCGTCGCCGATGATCGCGCCGCGACGCAAGGGGAGACGGCCGCATGGCTCTGCGAGCGGCTGGCGCTGCCGTTGCCGCCCACGGTGCCGCTGGAGAGCCTGCATGAGACCCTTCGCGGGGACCGGGCCGTGAGCAACGCCCGGCTCAAGGCCCTGGGCTGGAGGCCCCGGTATCCGGATTTCACCACCGGCTTCGCGGCGGTGCTCGAGGCGGAGGGGCTCGCCGGGGCCTCGCCTCCAGGCGCCATGTCCTAG
- a CDS encoding tetratricopeptide repeat protein: MAGDHPAALQAFDKVLAEDPKHSPALSAKGFSLARLGRAKEALPCFERAIELDPSSPDNYRNAAVCQLELDEPESASTLFERAFQLNPETHYREAAAVEVFHLGQALLHRGGRRPDKARYRHARHAFELALQYHPSFIDAARALADVWTHLGDAEKSQHYLLLASRLRPVG, encoded by the coding sequence ATGGCGGGAGATCACCCCGCCGCGCTCCAGGCCTTCGACAAGGTGCTGGCCGAAGATCCGAAACATTCCCCGGCCCTGAGTGCCAAGGGCTTCTCGCTGGCCCGGCTGGGGCGGGCGAAGGAGGCGCTGCCCTGTTTCGAGCGCGCCATCGAGCTGGACCCCTCCAGTCCCGACAACTACCGCAACGCCGCCGTCTGCCAACTGGAGCTGGACGAGCCCGAGTCCGCATCCACGCTCTTCGAGCGGGCCTTCCAGCTCAACCCGGAGACCCATTACCGGGAGGCCGCCGCCGTCGAGGTCTTCCATCTGGGCCAGGCACTGCTCCACCGCGGGGGCCGCCGCCCGGACAAGGCGCGCTACCGCCACGCCCGCCATGCCTTCGAGCTGGCCCTTCAGTACCACCCCTCTTTCATCGATGCGGCGAGGGCGCTGGCGGACGTCTGGACGCACCTGGGTGATGCAGAGAAGAGCCAGCACTACCTCCTGCTGGCCTCCCGCTTGAGGCCCGTGGGCTAG
- the pheA gene encoding prephenate dehydratase, with protein MSEPRIAFQGERGAYGEQATRALFGPGVEAVPVSSFRAVFEAVTAGQVDGGVVPVENVLAGSVTENVDLLLEFALSITGELALPIRHCLLAPPGTALEGLERALSHPQALAQCATFLRQRGITPVAEADTAGSARRVAERAPPRTAAIASRTAAELYGLEVLLEGIEDAPGNHTRFVAMGATPPRPGPRSKTAVAFTLENHPGTLHRVLGVFATRGVSILRMESRPRRRPWEYVFCLDLEGSREEPGLAAALDEAARLCQSFRVLGSYRVSA; from the coding sequence ATGAGTGAGCCGCGGATCGCCTTCCAGGGGGAGCGCGGCGCCTATGGCGAGCAGGCCACGCGCGCGCTCTTCGGCCCGGGCGTGGAGGCGGTGCCCGTGTCCTCGTTCCGCGCCGTCTTCGAGGCCGTCACCGCGGGCCAGGTGGACGGGGGCGTGGTGCCGGTGGAGAACGTGCTCGCGGGCTCCGTCACCGAGAACGTGGACCTGCTGCTGGAGTTCGCCCTGTCCATCACCGGCGAGCTGGCGCTGCCCATCCGGCACTGTCTGCTCGCGCCTCCGGGCACGGCGCTGGAGGGGCTGGAGCGCGCCCTCTCCCACCCCCAGGCCCTGGCCCAGTGTGCCACCTTCCTGCGCCAGCGCGGCATCACCCCGGTGGCGGAGGCCGACACCGCGGGCAGCGCCCGGCGCGTCGCGGAGCGGGCTCCCCCGCGCACCGCCGCCATCGCCAGCCGGACCGCCGCGGAGCTCTACGGCCTGGAGGTGCTGCTGGAGGGCATCGAGGACGCCCCGGGCAACCACACCCGCTTCGTCGCGATGGGGGCCACTCCCCCGCGGCCCGGCCCCCGGAGCAAGACGGCGGTGGCGTTCACCCTGGAGAACCACCCGGGCACGCTCCACCGGGTGCTGGGGGTGTTCGCCACGCGGGGGGTGAGCATCCTGCGGATGGAGTCACGCCCCCGGCGGCGGCCCTGGGAGTACGTCTTCTGCCTCGACCTGGAGGGCTCGCGGGAGGAGCCCGGGCTGGCCGCGGCGCTCGACGAGGCCGCGCGCCTGTGCCAGTCGTTCCGCGTCCTGGGCAGCTACCGCGTCTCGGCCTGA
- the pheA gene encoding prephenate dehydratase has protein sequence MADLPDISRLRADIERIDTEIMDALRRRMNLADDIARTKVADASPLRDPPREDLILHRVREVATAHGLDPHEVERIYRIIMDMSVARQQALIQRLDTTPLRVGYPGIEGSYSHLAARQRYKGRSGGVLLTGLETGREVLEALRRGALDLALLPIENTSAGSMNETYDLLAEGGAVIIGELVSQVDHRLLGLPGTRLEEVRTVLSHPQAISQCEAFLRKVPWIRPLPEYDTSAAALKVRERNDPTVAAIASESAAQRFGLEVLVRDIQPSTGNYTRFVEVSREAAPIPADAHCKTSLMVVLEHRPGTLGQVLTALSQRGVNLAKLESRPIPGQPWRYRFYLDLEGHAADAPLVAALQDLQPLTSSMRLLGTYPRVEGLHE, from the coding sequence ATGGCAGATCTTCCGGACATCTCTCGCCTCCGCGCGGACATCGAGCGCATCGACACGGAAATCATGGACGCCCTGCGCAGGCGCATGAACCTGGCGGACGACATCGCCCGGACGAAGGTGGCCGACGCCTCGCCGCTCCGGGATCCGCCCCGGGAAGATCTGATCCTCCACCGGGTGCGCGAGGTGGCCACGGCGCACGGGTTGGACCCGCACGAAGTCGAGCGCATCTACCGCATCATCATGGACATGTCGGTGGCCCGGCAGCAGGCGCTCATCCAGCGGCTGGACACCACGCCGCTGCGCGTGGGCTACCCCGGCATCGAGGGCTCCTACAGCCACCTGGCCGCGCGCCAGCGCTACAAGGGCCGCAGCGGTGGCGTCCTGCTCACGGGCCTGGAGACGGGCCGCGAGGTGCTGGAGGCGCTGCGCCGGGGGGCGCTGGACCTCGCGCTGTTGCCCATCGAGAACACCTCCGCCGGCAGCATGAACGAGACGTACGATTTGCTGGCCGAGGGGGGCGCGGTCATCATCGGCGAGCTGGTGAGCCAGGTGGATCACCGCCTGCTGGGGCTGCCCGGCACCCGGCTGGAGGAAGTCCGCACGGTGCTCTCCCACCCCCAGGCCATCTCGCAGTGCGAGGCCTTCCTGCGCAAGGTGCCGTGGATCCGTCCCCTGCCCGAGTACGACACCAGCGCCGCGGCCCTGAAGGTGCGCGAGCGCAATGATCCGACCGTGGCGGCCATCGCCAGCGAGAGCGCCGCCCAGCGCTTCGGCCTGGAGGTGCTGGTGCGGGACATCCAGCCCTCCACGGGCAACTACACGCGCTTCGTGGAGGTGAGCCGCGAGGCCGCGCCCATTCCCGCGGATGCCCACTGCAAGACGTCCCTGATGGTGGTGCTGGAGCACCGGCCCGGAACCCTGGGCCAGGTCCTGACGGCGCTGTCCCAGCGGGGGGTGAACCTGGCCAAGCTGGAGTCCCGCCCCATCCCGGGACAGCCCTGGCGCTACCGCTTCTACCTGGACCTGGAGGGCCACGCGGCCGATGCGCCCCTCGTCGCGGCGCTCCAGGATCTCCAGCCCCTCACCTCGTCCATGCGGCTGCTGGGCACCTACCCCCGGGTGGAAGGCCTTCATGAGTGA
- a CDS encoding EVE domain-containing protein yields MAKTQYWLIKSEPSVYAYAQLEKDGETEWTGIRNFEARNNLRAMRPGDLCLYYHSNEDKAVVAVAQVLTEAGPDSTAPGEDWASVRVGPVVALSAPVALATVKKTAALKDFPLITRSRLSVTPITAAHFKLILKLGGTALPKASQPG; encoded by the coding sequence ATGGCGAAGACCCAGTACTGGTTGATCAAGAGCGAGCCATCCGTCTACGCGTACGCGCAGCTCGAGAAGGACGGCGAGACGGAGTGGACCGGGATCCGCAACTTCGAGGCGCGCAACAACCTCCGGGCCATGCGGCCCGGGGACCTGTGCCTCTATTACCACTCGAACGAGGACAAGGCCGTGGTGGCCGTGGCGCAGGTGCTCACCGAAGCAGGCCCGGACTCCACGGCCCCCGGCGAGGACTGGGCCTCGGTGAGGGTGGGCCCGGTGGTGGCCTTGTCAGCGCCCGTGGCCCTGGCCACCGTCAAAAAGACGGCCGCTTTGAAAGACTTTCCTCTCATCACACGAAGCCGGCTTAGCGTGACGCCCATCACGGCGGCGCATTTCAAACTCATCCTGAAATTGGGAGGGACAGCGCTCCCGAAGGCATCCCAACCCGGTTAG
- a CDS encoding amylo-alpha-1,6-glucosidase produces MTPVDTAPSLPRLGFEWPHGPGLSEVMTREWLVTNGRGGYASGTVAGCNTRRYHGLFTPNLPGRGRTVLLARLAEEALADGQTFSLSAEEHVGGQPQQERAGLLRGFHLEGLIPVWDYALGPSRLRRKLMMVHGQNTLFVLWEHVSGPEVRLRLRPFPVMRPHDGPLSAPTKEEPIVRMQGPLVELQATPEAPSLRMRLYSQCAAPFVGLSQASPPMFFRTEQRRGYDHQEVQRSPGYFECTVRAGEVLALGITTDEVWALDRDPVQAFELELERERKLLSRAPAEAQTGIPARLVLAADQFIIAPTRPMDDAWSHSVGQDTRSVIAGYHWFTDWGRDTMISHAGLTLSTGRYREAAAILRTFQHYVKDGLIPNYFPDGENEGVYHTADATLWFFHAVDRYVETTGDEALLRDLFPTLAGIVERHQKGTRFHIGVDPADGLLRQGAEGYQLTWMDAKVDGWVVTPRRGKAVEINALWFNALRLMAMWAERLGGDAKGYMGAAERVYGAFNKRFWNPATGCLFDVVDGEDGRDDPAIRPNQVFAISLRFPVLRRERWDGVLKIVHDQLLTPVGLRSLAPGHPDYKAKYDGDLRARDAAYHQGTVWGWLIGHYIDATLKVNPDIQAARALLVGLEHHLEHEGVGQISEIFDATEPYQPRGCIAQAWSVAEALRVFLKTHVT; encoded by the coding sequence GTGACCCCTGTGGATACCGCCCCGTCCCTGCCGCGCCTCGGCTTCGAATGGCCCCATGGGCCCGGACTCTCCGAAGTGATGACCCGCGAGTGGCTCGTCACCAATGGGCGCGGAGGGTATGCCTCCGGCACGGTCGCGGGCTGCAATACCCGGCGCTACCACGGCCTGTTCACCCCCAACCTGCCCGGGCGCGGCCGGACGGTGCTGCTCGCCCGGCTGGCGGAGGAAGCCCTGGCCGATGGGCAGACCTTCTCCCTCTCGGCCGAGGAGCATGTAGGCGGACAGCCCCAGCAGGAGAGGGCCGGGTTGCTGCGCGGCTTTCACCTGGAGGGGCTGATTCCCGTCTGGGATTACGCGCTCGGCCCGTCCCGGCTGCGCCGCAAGCTGATGATGGTGCATGGCCAGAACACGCTCTTCGTCCTGTGGGAGCACGTGTCGGGGCCCGAGGTCCGCCTGCGGCTGCGCCCCTTCCCGGTGATGCGCCCCCATGACGGGCCGCTCTCCGCGCCCACGAAGGAGGAGCCCATCGTGCGCATGCAGGGGCCGCTGGTGGAGCTGCAAGCCACCCCGGAGGCACCGTCCCTGCGCATGCGCCTCTACTCGCAGTGCGCCGCCCCCTTCGTGGGCCTGAGCCAGGCCTCGCCTCCGATGTTCTTCCGGACGGAGCAGCGCCGGGGGTATGACCACCAGGAGGTGCAGCGCAGCCCGGGCTACTTCGAGTGCACCGTGCGCGCGGGCGAAGTCCTGGCGCTGGGAATCACCACGGACGAGGTCTGGGCCCTCGACCGGGATCCAGTACAGGCGTTCGAGCTGGAGCTGGAGCGGGAGCGGAAGCTGCTGAGCCGGGCCCCGGCGGAAGCCCAGACGGGGATTCCCGCGCGCCTGGTGCTGGCGGCCGACCAGTTCATCATCGCCCCTACCCGCCCCATGGACGACGCGTGGTCCCACTCCGTGGGCCAGGACACGCGCAGCGTCATCGCCGGCTACCACTGGTTCACCGACTGGGGCCGGGACACGATGATCTCCCACGCGGGGCTCACCCTGAGCACCGGCCGGTACCGGGAGGCGGCGGCCATCCTGCGCACCTTCCAGCACTACGTGAAGGACGGCCTCATCCCCAACTACTTCCCGGACGGGGAGAACGAGGGCGTGTACCACACGGCCGACGCCACCCTGTGGTTCTTCCACGCGGTGGACCGGTACGTGGAGACCACCGGTGACGAGGCGCTGCTGCGGGACTTGTTCCCCACCCTGGCGGGCATCGTGGAGCGGCACCAGAAGGGCACCCGCTTCCACATCGGCGTGGACCCGGCGGACGGGCTGCTGCGGCAGGGCGCGGAGGGCTACCAGCTCACCTGGATGGACGCCAAGGTGGATGGCTGGGTCGTCACCCCCCGGCGCGGCAAGGCGGTGGAAATCAATGCCCTGTGGTTCAACGCGCTGCGGTTGATGGCCATGTGGGCCGAGCGCCTGGGCGGAGACGCCAAGGGCTACATGGGCGCGGCGGAGCGGGTGTACGGCGCCTTCAACAAGCGCTTCTGGAATCCGGCCACTGGCTGCCTCTTCGACGTGGTGGATGGAGAGGACGGGCGGGATGACCCGGCCATCCGGCCCAACCAGGTCTTCGCCATCTCCCTGCGCTTCCCGGTGCTGCGACGCGAGCGCTGGGACGGGGTGCTGAAGATCGTCCACGATCAGCTGCTGACGCCGGTGGGGCTGCGGAGCCTGGCGCCCGGCCACCCGGACTACAAGGCGAAGTACGACGGCGACCTGCGGGCCCGGGACGCGGCCTACCACCAGGGCACGGTGTGGGGCTGGCTCATCGGCCACTACATCGACGCGACGCTGAAGGTGAACCCGGACATCCAGGCGGCGCGCGCGCTGCTGGTGGGCCTGGAGCACCACCTGGAGCACGAGGGCGTGGGACAGATCAGCGAGATCTTCGATGCCACCGAGCCGTACCAGCCCCGGGGCTGCATCGCCCAGGCGTGGAGCGTGGCCGAGGCCCTGCGGGTCTTCCTGAAGACCCACGTCACGTGA